In one window of Acidobacteriota bacterium DNA:
- the menC gene encoding o-succinylbenzoate synthase, translating to MSFRLSRITLREIRMTLREPFEISSGRTTGRRILLLELEDADGTTAWSECVAGERPNFSAETIDTAWLALTEWIAPRVLGAGIGQPDAIDGMLRRGFRGHPMAKAAVEMGAWALWAEREGTSLSKLLGGTRRAIATGISIGIQDSPRALVDKARDSLARGYRKIKIKIRPGADIEYIGAVREALGPDAPLMADANSAYTLGHTEHLADLDAYRLLMIEQPLAQDDLRRHAQLQDRLETPICLDESIPHAAAAEDMLALGAGRIVNIKPGRVGGFTQARAIHDVCQHHAVPVWCGGMLESGIGRACNVALASLPNFTLPGDVSPSARYWTEDVVKPEWTMDSAGMVTVPADRPGLGVAVDVDRVDDLTVRTRTLTAS from the coding sequence ATGAGCTTCCGCCTGTCGCGCATCACGCTGCGGGAGATCCGGATGACGTTGCGCGAGCCGTTCGAGATCTCCTCCGGCCGCACGACGGGCCGCCGGATTCTGCTGCTCGAGCTGGAGGACGCCGACGGCACGACCGCCTGGAGCGAGTGCGTCGCCGGGGAGCGGCCGAACTTCTCGGCCGAGACCATCGACACGGCGTGGCTGGCGCTGACCGAGTGGATCGCCCCGCGCGTGCTCGGCGCCGGCATCGGCCAGCCCGACGCGATCGACGGCATGCTGCGGCGCGGGTTCCGCGGCCACCCGATGGCGAAGGCGGCCGTCGAGATGGGCGCCTGGGCGCTGTGGGCCGAGCGCGAAGGAACGAGCCTCTCGAAGCTCCTCGGCGGCACCCGCCGCGCGATTGCGACCGGCATCTCCATCGGCATCCAGGACAGCCCGCGGGCGCTGGTCGACAAGGCGCGCGACTCGCTGGCGCGCGGGTACCGCAAGATCAAGATCAAGATCCGGCCCGGGGCCGACATCGAGTACATCGGGGCGGTGCGCGAGGCGCTCGGTCCCGACGCCCCCCTGATGGCCGACGCCAACAGCGCCTACACGCTCGGCCACACGGAGCACCTCGCGGATCTCGACGCCTACCGGCTGCTGATGATCGAGCAGCCGCTCGCGCAGGACGACCTCCGCCGGCACGCGCAGTTGCAGGACCGGCTCGAGACGCCCATCTGCCTCGACGAGTCGATCCCGCACGCCGCGGCGGCCGAGGACATGCTGGCCCTGGGCGCCGGCCGTATCGTGAACATCAAGCCGGGCCGCGTGGGAGGCTTCACCCAGGCCCGGGCGATCCACGACGTTTGCCAGCACCACGCGGTGCCGGTCTGGTGCGGGGGGATGCTGGAGAGCGGCATCGGCCGCGCCTGCAACGTCGCACTGGCGTCGCTGCCCAACTTCACGCTGCCCGGCGACGTCAGCCCGAGCGCCCGCTACTGGACCGAGGACGTCGTGAAGCCGGAATGGACGATGGATTCGGCAGGGATGGTGACGGTGCCGGCCGACCGGCCGGGCCTCGGCGTCGCGGTCGACGTGGACCGGGTCGACGACCTGACGGTGCGTACGCGGACGCTGACGGCGTCGTAG
- a CDS encoding GNAT family N-acetyltransferase → MPATDAAIRSFDSRADYDACVRLQRETWGENFVDVVPATILMVSQRVGGVSAGAFDADGRLLGFVFGISGIRDGELVHWSDMLAVRPQARGAGLGKRLKRFQRRQLLERGIRRMLWTYDPLVARNANLNLNSLGARPVEYVANMYGDTRSALHAGLDTDRFIVEWRLDEAGPAGAEPAAGTAPTGSAPGLEKKGSTAGAAPIVDAEWLRRERPLPTGPRVRVAAPADIDGLKAADPPRARAWQQVQRRAFTWYLANGYRVSGFEHRGAPGDSHYLVTRAPASAGDSAGSPATDDR, encoded by the coding sequence ATGCCGGCGACCGATGCGGCGATCCGCTCGTTCGATTCCCGCGCCGACTACGACGCCTGCGTGCGGCTGCAGCGCGAGACCTGGGGCGAGAACTTCGTGGACGTCGTCCCGGCCACGATCCTGATGGTTTCCCAACGGGTCGGCGGCGTGTCGGCGGGGGCGTTCGACGCGGACGGCCGCCTGCTCGGCTTCGTCTTCGGCATCAGCGGCATCCGCGACGGCGAGCTCGTACACTGGTCCGACATGCTCGCGGTGCGGCCCCAGGCGCGCGGGGCGGGACTCGGCAAGCGGCTCAAGCGCTTCCAGCGCCGGCAGCTTCTCGAGCGCGGCATCCGGCGCATGCTCTGGACCTACGATCCGCTCGTGGCGCGCAACGCCAATCTGAATCTGAACAGCCTCGGGGCCCGGCCGGTGGAGTACGTCGCCAACATGTACGGCGACACGCGCAGCGCGCTGCATGCGGGGCTGGACACGGACCGCTTCATCGTCGAGTGGCGGCTCGACGAGGCGGGACCGGCCGGGGCCGAACCTGCGGCGGGAACCGCGCCCACCGGAAGCGCGCCGGGGCTCGAAAAGAAGGGATCCACGGCGGGAGCCGCGCCGATCGTCGATGCGGAATGGCTCCGCCGGGAACGCCCGCTGCCGACCGGCCCGCGGGTCCGCGTGGCCGCGCCGGCCGACATCGACGGCCTGAAGGCGGCCGACCCGCCGCGCGCCCGGGCATGGCAGCAGGTCCAGCGCCGCGCGTTCACCTGGTACCTCGCCAACGGGTACCGCGTGTCCGGCTTCGAGCACCGCGGAGCCCCCGGCGACTCGCACTACCTGGTGACCCGGGCGCCGGCATCCGCGGGCGACTCCGCGGGCTCGCCCGCAACGGACGACCGATGA
- a CDS encoding ATP-binding protein → MYARSLPTPTRSVFLFGPRGTGKTTWIRDRFPTADAYDLLDTREALRLSKNPDVLFRELAALPAGSWAVIDEVQKVPELLNEVHRLIEARGLRFVLSGSSARKLRRRGVNLLAGRAITTTLFPLVSAELDFELDIERALSYGTLPMALVDDDPLDYLRTYAETYLVQEVQAEALTRNLGAFARFLEIAARQNAQATNATSIARDAGIDRRTVQNHFAILTDTLIGYWLPAWKLKSATKQVRQSKFYFFDGGVVRALSGRLPYPPTLEERGPLVETLILNEIRAFLSYTGRHYRPHYWRSYDDAEVDVLCETAAGFVAIEIKATTRWDRRFNRGLHRVRQHLAPHATTCFGVYLGQRAALWDDVRILPALDFLKRLWDGEVLR, encoded by the coding sequence TTGTACGCCAGATCACTCCCGACCCCGACGCGTTCGGTCTTCCTGTTCGGCCCCCGGGGCACGGGCAAGACCACCTGGATCCGCGACCGGTTTCCGACCGCCGACGCCTACGACCTGCTCGACACGCGCGAGGCGTTGCGGCTCAGCAAGAACCCGGACGTTCTCTTCCGGGAACTCGCTGCGCTGCCCGCCGGATCCTGGGCGGTCATCGACGAGGTGCAGAAGGTCCCCGAGCTGCTGAACGAGGTGCATCGGCTGATCGAAGCACGCGGTCTGCGCTTCGTGCTCTCCGGTTCGAGCGCCCGCAAGCTGCGGCGCCGAGGCGTCAATCTGCTGGCCGGGCGGGCGATCACCACGACCCTGTTCCCGCTCGTGTCGGCCGAGCTGGACTTCGAGCTCGACATCGAGCGGGCGCTGTCGTACGGGACGCTACCTATGGCCCTGGTCGACGACGACCCGTTGGACTACCTGCGCACGTATGCCGAAACCTACCTGGTCCAGGAAGTACAGGCCGAAGCGCTGACCCGCAACCTGGGCGCCTTCGCGCGGTTCCTCGAGATCGCGGCCCGCCAGAACGCGCAGGCGACCAACGCCACTTCCATCGCCCGCGATGCCGGCATCGACCGCCGCACCGTGCAGAACCACTTCGCGATCCTGACCGACACGCTGATCGGATACTGGCTGCCGGCCTGGAAGCTGAAGTCCGCCACGAAGCAGGTGCGGCAGAGCAAGTTCTATTTCTTCGACGGCGGCGTGGTCCGGGCGCTGTCGGGGCGCCTGCCGTACCCGCCGACGCTCGAAGAGCGGGGCCCCCTGGTGGAGACGTTGATCCTGAACGAGATCCGCGCCTTTCTCAGCTACACGGGCCGCCACTATCGCCCGCACTACTGGCGGAGCTACGACGACGCGGAGGTCGATGTCCTCTGCGAGACGGCCGCGGGATTCGTGGCGATCGAGATAAAGGCGACGACGCGCTGGGACCGGCGCTTCAATCGGGGCCTGCACCGTGTCCGGCAGCATCTCGCCCCGCACGCAACCACCTGCTTCGGGGTATATCTGGGACAGCGAGCGGCCCTCTGGGACGACGTGCGAATCCTGCCCGCGCTGGATTTTCTGAAGCGGTTGTGGGACGGTGAGGTGTTGCGCTGA
- a CDS encoding CopG family transcriptional regulator, whose amino-acid sequence MVRTQVQVTEAQHRRLTRYAARLGISLAEAVRRCVDAQLDRDETQPTRDERIRAALAVCGKYRDSSGETRVAPEHDRYLDEAFR is encoded by the coding sequence ATGGTGCGCACACAGGTACAGGTAACCGAAGCTCAACACCGGCGATTGACGCGCTACGCCGCGCGTCTCGGTATTTCGCTGGCGGAAGCGGTTCGGCGCTGCGTCGATGCCCAGCTCGACCGGGACGAGACGCAGCCGACGCGCGACGAACGAATTCGTGCGGCGCTCGCCGTCTGCGGCAAGTACCGCGACTCGAGCGGGGAGACCCGCGTGGCTCCGGAGCACGATCGGTACCTGGACGAGGCGTTCCGCTGA
- a CDS encoding type II toxin-antitoxin system VapC family toxin, with translation MSVFADTSGLYALLVGSEDGHDSVVRAFRGVVSQRRPLRTTSYVAVETVALLQHRVGLEAVRDFDDHVFPLLSVEWVSDALHRRGMRRLSRENRRRLSLVDCVSLEFMRQHAIEDVLGLDRHFEQAGFSLLRGSGGP, from the coding sequence ATGAGCGTCTTTGCCGACACGTCCGGTCTGTATGCACTGCTCGTTGGCTCTGAAGATGGCCATGACAGCGTGGTGCGCGCGTTCCGAGGCGTCGTCTCGCAACGGCGTCCGCTCCGCACGACATCGTATGTCGCCGTCGAGACGGTCGCTCTGCTGCAGCACCGCGTCGGACTGGAAGCGGTGCGGGATTTCGACGACCACGTGTTCCCGTTGCTGTCCGTGGAGTGGGTGTCCGATGCCCTGCATCGGCGCGGCATGCGACGCCTGTCGAGGGAGAACCGCCGCCGTCTCAGTCTCGTCGACTGCGTGAGTCTCGAATTCATGCGGCAGCACGCGATCGAAGACGTGCTGGGACTCGACCGGCACTTCGAGCAAGCCGGTTTCTCGCTGCTCCGTGGCTCTGGCGGCCCGTAG
- a CDS encoding PQQ-binding-like beta-propeller repeat protein, whose product MRHALFRSVAIAAFAAVLLALVAAAPLSAASENWPAFRGADAMSTVEDDPRLPLTWSTTENVVWKTPIPGLGWSSPVVWGDRIFLTTVISEGEEEEPRMGLYFPYGSPQAMPSGGRFRDPEPGDLMERSAAVHHWLVQAIDFESGDVLWTSEVHTGEPDFDRHLKNTYASSTPVTDGERVYAYFGNVGVYALDMEGAIVWERRFEATDTRLGWGPAASPVLHDGTLYVVNDNDEQSFLVALDAETGVERWRDDRNEGTNWSTPFIWQHEDRTELVTTGSDLVRSYDLDGRELWSFRGMNSISIPQPFAAHGLLYVMSGYVGDAVRPVYAIRPGAEGDITLPDGATSSDYVAWYQDAAGPYHPTPLVYGDHYITLHDRGFLTVHDAHTGEELYFTEQQIQTQEVRRRVARGATGFTSSPWAYNGMIFLLSEDGDTYVLDSNDRFRLVATNALEEVAMSTPAIVRGNLVIRTRSHLWKLSDLSGAE is encoded by the coding sequence ATGCGCCACGCACTATTCCGTTCCGTCGCAATCGCTGCCTTCGCCGCGGTCCTGCTCGCCCTCGTCGCCGCCGCGCCGCTGTCCGCCGCGTCCGAGAACTGGCCCGCCTTCCGGGGCGCCGACGCCATGTCGACGGTCGAGGACGACCCGCGGCTGCCGCTCACCTGGAGCACGACCGAGAACGTCGTCTGGAAGACGCCGATTCCCGGGCTCGGCTGGTCGTCGCCGGTGGTCTGGGGCGACCGCATCTTCCTGACCACCGTCATCAGCGAGGGCGAGGAGGAGGAGCCGCGCATGGGGCTCTACTTCCCCTACGGCTCGCCGCAGGCGATGCCTTCCGGCGGGCGGTTCCGGGATCCGGAGCCGGGCGACCTGATGGAGCGCTCGGCGGCGGTCCATCACTGGCTGGTGCAAGCGATCGACTTCGAGAGCGGCGACGTGCTGTGGACATCCGAGGTGCACACCGGGGAGCCGGACTTCGACCGCCACCTGAAGAACACCTACGCCTCGTCGACGCCGGTGACCGACGGCGAGCGCGTCTACGCCTACTTCGGCAACGTCGGCGTGTACGCCCTCGACATGGAGGGCGCCATCGTCTGGGAGCGCCGCTTCGAGGCGACGGACACGCGTCTCGGGTGGGGTCCCGCGGCCTCGCCGGTGCTGCACGACGGGACGCTCTACGTCGTCAACGACAACGACGAGCAGTCGTTCCTGGTGGCGCTCGACGCCGAGACCGGGGTGGAGCGCTGGCGGGACGACCGCAACGAGGGGACGAACTGGTCGACGCCCTTCATTTGGCAGCATGAGGACCGCACGGAGCTCGTGACCACCGGCAGCGACCTGGTGCGCTCGTACGACCTCGACGGCCGCGAGCTGTGGAGCTTCCGCGGGATGAACTCCATCTCGATCCCGCAGCCGTTCGCCGCCCACGGCCTGCTGTACGTCATGTCCGGCTACGTCGGCGACGCGGTCCGGCCGGTCTACGCCATCCGCCCCGGGGCCGAGGGCGACATCACCCTCCCGGACGGGGCGACCAGCAGCGACTACGTGGCCTGGTACCAGGATGCCGCGGGGCCGTACCACCCGACCCCGCTGGTCTACGGCGATCACTACATCACCTTGCACGACCGCGGGTTCTTGACTGTCCACGACGCGCACACCGGCGAGGAGCTGTACTTCACCGAGCAGCAGATCCAGACGCAGGAAGTGCGCCGCCGCGTGGCGCGCGGGGCCACCGGATTCACGTCGTCGCCGTGGGCCTACAACGGGATGATCTTCCTGCTGAGCGAGGACGGCGACACCTACGTGCTCGACAGCAACGACCGGTTCCGGCTGGTCGCCACCAACGCGCTGGAGGAGGTGGCCATGTCGACGCCGGCGATCGTCCGCGGGAACCTGGTCATCCGGACCCGCTCGCACCTGTGGAAGCTGAGCGACCTGTCCGGGGCGGAGTAG
- a CDS encoding cytochrome c produces MAKVDRFVGRLFLVGLALTLVLAGAAPALAQSGVAGVSGAADVEPTFSRDVAPILQRSCQHCHQPAGIAPMSLLTYREARPWARSIRDRVERRLMPPWHLDTTVGIQDYKNDISLTEDEIDTVVRWVDAGAPQGDPADLPAPLEFPRADAWEVEALLGRPPDLIVRSTPYHVVANGQDQWWSPRIEFEGFDAPRYIRAAEFKPSWPLGIKVTHHGHATLRSTAAEGEDPPRTHLVGMGIGKRYDLLPEGVGKLLPPGPGTVNFSLHYFPMGEEVTEVADVGVWLYPEGEEPDIVTAGERQFYVDGTHRERLRASDILIPPHGHLVLEDQYVMEQPALIQSFRPHMHMRGTEMSMAVLYPDGRRELLSSVNRYDHNWQIAYVYDDDAQPLLPKGSVIMLRAKWDNTAANRINPDPDQWVVFGARGVDEMSHAWIGITYLEDADYEELAAERVAAETTDESQ; encoded by the coding sequence ATGGCTAAGGTGGACAGGTTCGTTGGGCGGTTGTTCCTGGTCGGATTGGCGCTAACGCTGGTGCTGGCCGGTGCGGCCCCGGCCCTGGCGCAGTCCGGCGTCGCGGGCGTGTCCGGGGCGGCCGACGTAGAGCCCACGTTCAGCCGGGACGTCGCGCCGATCCTGCAGCGCTCGTGTCAGCACTGCCACCAGCCCGCCGGCATCGCGCCGATGTCGCTGCTCACCTATCGCGAGGCGCGCCCCTGGGCGCGCAGCATCCGGGATCGGGTGGAACGGCGCCTCATGCCCCCCTGGCACCTCGACACGACGGTGGGCATCCAGGACTACAAGAACGACATCTCGCTGACCGAGGACGAGATCGACACCGTCGTCCGGTGGGTGGACGCGGGCGCGCCGCAGGGCGACCCGGCGGATCTGCCTGCACCGCTGGAGTTCCCGCGCGCCGACGCCTGGGAGGTGGAGGCGCTGCTCGGCCGGCCACCCGACCTCATCGTTCGCTCGACCCCCTACCACGTCGTCGCCAACGGGCAGGACCAGTGGTGGTCGCCGCGGATCGAGTTCGAGGGCTTCGACGCGCCCCGCTACATCCGCGCGGCCGAGTTCAAGCCGTCCTGGCCGCTCGGGATCAAGGTCACGCATCACGGCCACGCCACGCTGCGGAGCACGGCGGCCGAGGGTGAAGACCCGCCGCGGACGCATCTGGTCGGCATGGGCATCGGCAAGCGGTACGACCTGCTGCCCGAGGGTGTCGGCAAGCTGCTGCCGCCAGGCCCCGGCACGGTGAACTTCAGCCTCCACTACTTCCCGATGGGCGAGGAGGTGACCGAGGTGGCCGACGTCGGGGTGTGGCTCTATCCGGAGGGCGAGGAGCCGGACATCGTGACCGCCGGCGAGCGGCAGTTCTACGTCGACGGCACCCACCGCGAGCGGCTGCGGGCCAGCGACATCCTCATTCCGCCGCACGGGCACCTCGTGCTCGAGGACCAGTACGTCATGGAGCAGCCCGCGCTGATCCAGAGCTTCCGGCCCCACATGCACATGCGGGGTACCGAAATGTCGATGGCCGTGCTCTATCCCGACGGCCGCCGCGAGCTGCTAAGCAGCGTCAACCGCTACGACCACAACTGGCAGATCGCCTACGTCTACGACGACGACGCGCAGCCGCTCCTGCCCAAGGGCTCGGTGATCATGCTGCGCGCGAAGTGGGACAACACGGCCGCCAACCGCATCAACCCCGACCCGGACCAGTGGGTGGTGTTCGGCGCCCGGGGCGTCGACGAGATGTCCCACGCGTGGATCGGCATCACCTATCTGGAGGACGCCGACTACGAGGAGCTGGCCGCGGAGCGCGTGGCGGCCGAAACCACGGACGAGTCGCAGTAG
- a CDS encoding arylsulfatase, whose protein sequence is MDGKRRVEEEQVMRHSMFFTLTGVALVCLLLILAASLRLLAGGEAQRPNILLIVADDLGYADLGAYGSDIRTPNIDRLAAGGILFTQFHTAPMCAPTRAMLYTGNNNHMAGMGRQVIIPTLAHELAVPGYEGRLSDRVVPVSRVLADAGYRTYFAGKWHLGDTQEHSPFAAGFDRSFSLLHGAASHFSPVGFFPGGSVYSRDGQPAEWPDGAYSSELFTDELIGFIESDGNDGRPFFAVAAYTAPHAPLQVPDDYLHRYSGRYDDGYDVLRERRFEELKRAGIVAADARMPPRNPAITPWSELSESRRRVEARKMELYAALVENLDSHVGRLLDYLRVEGLSENTLVIFLSDNGAAAEDFYNRGIRMPYVRRHYDNDYDNMGKPGSWVSYGAPWAEASSAPFQRYKTFTLQGGIVSPLIVAGAGVNHTDVITDTYVTVMDIAPTLIELAGGVYPEGEDVRPMLGETMLPLLSGRSDRVHEDDYVTTLHHQGRAFVRQGRWKLVTRAGPFDESRFELYDIEADPGEARDLKTQEPGVHGRMIELWREERRKLGIMLPGDL, encoded by the coding sequence ATGGACGGCAAGCGGCGGGTCGAGGAGGAACAGGTCATGCGGCACTCGATGTTCTTCACGTTGACCGGGGTTGCGCTCGTCTGCCTGCTGCTGATCCTGGCCGCCTCGCTTCGGTTGCTCGCGGGCGGGGAAGCGCAGCGGCCGAACATCCTTCTCATCGTCGCCGACGATCTCGGCTATGCCGACCTCGGCGCCTACGGCAGCGACATTCGAACCCCCAATATCGACCGGCTGGCGGCCGGGGGCATCCTCTTCACCCAGTTTCACACCGCACCCATGTGTGCGCCCACGCGCGCGATGCTGTACACGGGCAACAACAACCACATGGCGGGCATGGGGCGGCAGGTGATCATCCCGACGCTTGCCCATGAGCTGGCCGTTCCCGGCTACGAGGGCCGCTTGTCCGACCGGGTCGTTCCCGTGTCCAGGGTGCTGGCGGACGCCGGCTACCGCACGTACTTCGCGGGGAAGTGGCACCTCGGAGACACGCAGGAGCACAGCCCCTTCGCCGCGGGCTTCGATCGTTCCTTCTCGCTGCTGCACGGGGCGGCCAGTCACTTCAGCCCGGTCGGCTTTTTCCCTGGCGGGTCGGTGTACTCGCGGGACGGGCAACCCGCCGAGTGGCCCGACGGGGCCTATTCGTCCGAGCTGTTCACCGACGAGCTGATCGGTTTCATCGAGAGCGACGGCAACGACGGGCGGCCGTTCTTCGCGGTAGCCGCCTACACCGCCCCCCATGCGCCCCTGCAGGTGCCCGACGACTACCTGCACCGCTACTCGGGCCGGTACGACGACGGCTACGACGTGTTGCGAGAGCGTCGATTCGAGGAGCTGAAGCGGGCGGGAATCGTCGCCGCCGACGCGCGGATGCCGCCGCGCAACCCGGCCATCACGCCCTGGTCCGAGCTGAGCGAGTCGCGGCGGCGCGTCGAGGCCCGGAAGATGGAGCTGTACGCGGCGCTGGTCGAGAACCTGGACTCTCACGTGGGCCGGCTCCTCGACTACCTCAGAGTCGAGGGCCTGTCCGAGAACACGCTCGTGATCTTCCTGTCGGACAACGGCGCCGCGGCGGAAGACTTCTACAACCGCGGCATCCGGATGCCCTACGTCCGCCGGCACTACGACAACGACTACGACAACATGGGCAAGCCCGGCTCCTGGGTCTCCTACGGCGCGCCCTGGGCGGAAGCGAGCTCCGCGCCCTTCCAGCGCTACAAGACCTTCACCCTGCAGGGAGGCATCGTCTCACCGCTGATCGTTGCCGGCGCCGGCGTGAACCATACCGACGTCATCACGGATACCTACGTCACGGTGATGGACATCGCCCCCACGCTGATCGAGCTCGCCGGAGGCGTCTACCCCGAGGGCGAAGACGTGCGGCCCATGCTGGGAGAGACCATGCTTCCGTTGCTTTCCGGCCGCAGCGACAGGGTTCATGAAGACGACTACGTGACCACCCTCCATCATCAGGGACGGGCGTTCGTGCGCCAGGGCCGATGGAAGCTGGTCACCCGCGCGGGCCCGTTCGACGAGTCGAGGTTCGAGCTGTACGACATCGAGGCCGACCCTGGCGAAGCACGGGACCTGAAGACGCAAGAGCCCGGCGTGCACGGACGGATGATCGAGTTGTGGAGGGAGGAGCGGCGCAAGCTCGGGATCATGCTTCCCGGGGATCTCTAG
- a CDS encoding class I SAM-dependent methyltransferase, whose translation MRVLLFTLLEIVFFPLQLIGTLIYTCRIRFVNRPRGISGTAYEPYMTRLLLHHIGSRTDAAAERIAPHLPALSPVVLRLLVDTLVLAARWSGFRGSFLAYPGPRPSTLMTFISHRTHFFDGAVAAAAAAESPIRQFVVLGAGWDTRFYGPLPDGADLRAPDGRYGGEAVRCFEVDEPPTQAAKVEALRAAGVDSGHVVFAPTDFNQQSWMASLKAHGFDPDLPTFILWEGVTMYLDDAAIDKTLGEVAGLAPGSRIAFDFLSRELVFARKPFVVLGNYAKYAMKAFYGESWLFGISTATPARERARKFIEARGLEFRSYEAFGGEAERGTPLGGLIVAGVPERTATPQ comes from the coding sequence ATGAGAGTCCTGCTCTTCACCCTTCTGGAGATCGTGTTCTTCCCCCTCCAGCTCATCGGCACGCTGATCTACACCTGCCGGATCCGTTTCGTGAACAGGCCGCGCGGCATCTCGGGTACGGCCTACGAGCCGTACATGACGCGGCTGCTACTCCACCACATCGGGAGCCGCACCGACGCGGCAGCCGAGCGGATCGCGCCGCACCTGCCCGCGCTGTCGCCCGTGGTCCTGCGGCTGTTGGTGGACACCCTGGTCCTGGCGGCGCGGTGGAGCGGCTTCAGGGGTTCGTTCCTCGCGTACCCGGGCCCGCGGCCGTCGACGCTGATGACCTTCATCAGCCATCGCACGCACTTCTTCGACGGCGCCGTCGCCGCCGCTGCCGCCGCGGAGAGTCCCATCCGGCAGTTCGTCGTGCTCGGCGCGGGGTGGGACACGCGCTTCTACGGACCGCTGCCGGACGGAGCGGACCTGCGCGCGCCCGACGGCCGCTACGGCGGCGAGGCTGTGCGATGCTTCGAGGTCGACGAGCCGCCGACGCAAGCGGCCAAGGTCGAGGCACTGCGCGCCGCCGGCGTCGACAGCGGCCACGTCGTCTTCGCGCCGACCGACTTCAACCAGCAGTCGTGGATGGCGTCGCTGAAGGCGCACGGGTTCGACCCGGACTTGCCGACCTTCATCCTGTGGGAAGGCGTGACGATGTATCTCGACGACGCGGCGATCGACAAGACGCTGGGCGAGGTAGCGGGACTCGCGCCCGGATCGCGCATCGCCTTCGACTTCCTCAGCCGGGAATTGGTGTTCGCCCGCAAGCCCTTCGTGGTATTGGGGAACTACGCGAAGTACGCCATGAAGGCCTTCTACGGCGAGAGCTGGCTCTTCGGCATCTCGACCGCGACCCCGGCGCGAGAGCGTGCAAGGAAGTTCATCGAGGCCCGCGGACTCGAGTTCCGGAGCTACGAGGCCTTCGGCGGCGAAGCCGAGCGCGGGACGCCCCTCGGCGGGCTGATCGTCGCCGGGGTGCCTGAGCGGACAGCCACGCCGCAGTAG
- a CDS encoding Fic family protein yields the protein MDWTRFGFEYRLRLDALTPGLIRIEASRETAHNLVLPPDWKTQLDQLNRVRAVHGTTALEGNPLSEDEVRRQMDLLASSSTSPAAPSRDQQQVRNAGRAQDWVRQRFTPAAAPLRRFDLLRMHELLTEGSDETDNLPGRLRTHSVVVGTEALGGVHRGAPPQDVSGLVDRFVDFVNSGPFLAQHPVVRALLAHFFLVTIHPFGDGNGRVSRLVEAGILFQGEYNVFGFYGLSNYFYRHGDDYKRLLQQSRRTQPFDLNAFVAFGVEGFAAELRGINNFIKTKLNRVVYRATLVRAFNQRAGKRRRVINQREYRLLDFLLQETEPTDPFAEEPSRKIAYSALRRAPYVTGVYGDVTVRTFYRELTRLAEMGFIKFPAQESEPTIEIDFDAIGRY from the coding sequence ATGGACTGGACGCGGTTCGGTTTCGAGTACCGGTTGCGCCTGGACGCGCTGACTCCCGGCCTGATCCGGATCGAAGCATCCAGGGAGACAGCGCACAATCTGGTGCTGCCACCGGACTGGAAGACGCAACTGGACCAGTTGAACCGCGTGCGTGCCGTCCATGGAACGACCGCCCTCGAAGGCAATCCGCTGTCCGAGGACGAGGTGCGCCGGCAGATGGATCTGCTGGCGTCCTCTTCGACGTCTCCTGCGGCTCCGTCCAGGGACCAGCAGCAGGTGCGAAACGCCGGCCGTGCGCAGGACTGGGTCCGCCAGCGATTCACGCCGGCGGCCGCTCCGTTGCGGCGTTTCGACCTCCTGCGGATGCATGAGTTGCTCACGGAGGGGTCCGACGAGACGGACAACCTGCCGGGTCGCCTGCGGACCCATTCCGTCGTCGTGGGTACGGAAGCGCTGGGCGGTGTGCATCGAGGCGCACCGCCGCAGGACGTGTCCGGGCTCGTCGACCGGTTCGTGGACTTCGTGAATTCGGGACCCTTCCTCGCGCAACACCCCGTCGTGCGCGCTCTGCTGGCGCACTTCTTCCTCGTCACGATCCACCCGTTCGGGGACGGAAACGGCCGGGTGTCCCGGCTCGTCGAGGCCGGCATTCTCTTTCAGGGCGAGTACAACGTGTTCGGATTCTACGGCCTGTCGAACTACTTCTATCGCCACGGAGACGACTACAAGCGGCTGCTGCAGCAAAGCCGGCGCACCCAACCCTTCGACCTGAACGCGTTCGTGGCGTTCGGCGTGGAAGGGTTCGCGGCCGAGCTGAGGGGCATCAACAACTTCATCAAGACGAAGCTGAACCGCGTCGTCTACCGCGCCACCCTGGTTCGGGCGTTCAACCAGCGGGCGGGCAAGCGCCGGCGCGTGATCAACCAGCGCGAGTATCGCCTTCTGGACTTCCTGCTGCAGGAAACGGAACCGACCGATCCCTTCGCAGAGGAGCCCTCCCGGAAAATCGCCTACTCGGCGCTTCGCCGGGCGCCGTACGTCACCGGGGTGTACGGCGACGTCACGGTTCGTACCTTCTATCGGGAACTGACGAGGCTGGCTGAAATGGGGTTCATCAAGTTCCCGGCCCAGGAGTCGGAGCCGACCATCGAGATCGACTTCGACGCGATCGGCCGGTACTGA